In one window of Solanum pennellii chromosome 2, SPENNV200 DNA:
- the LOC107009103 gene encoding uncharacterized protein LOC107009103 isoform X2, translating into MNWVQRKIYLYNVTFGLYMLDWWERCLFNILVLVLLWFMCYNGFRFASELFNSYHKFMYVLFISLMVEIGCRKGVQLGLVNH; encoded by the exons ATGAATTGGGTTCAACGGAAAATTTATCTCTACAATGTCACTTTTGGTTTGTACATGCTCGACTGGTGGGAACGTTGTCTCTTCA ATATTTTGGTGCTTGTGTTGCTATGGTTTATGTGTTACAACGGGTTTCGATTTGCTTCTGAGCTCTTCAATAG CTATCACAAATTCATGTATGTTTTGTTCATAAGTTTGATGGTGGAGATTGGATGTAGAAAAGGAGTGCAACTGGGATTAGTAAATCATTAA
- the LOC107009103 gene encoding uncharacterized protein LOC107009103 isoform X1, whose amino-acid sequence MNWVQRKIYLYNVTFGLYMLDWWERCLFNILVLVLLWFMCYNGFRFASELFNRQMW is encoded by the exons ATGAATTGGGTTCAACGGAAAATTTATCTCTACAATGTCACTTTTGGTTTGTACATGCTCGACTGGTGGGAACGTTGTCTCTTCA ATATTTTGGTGCTTGTGTTGCTATGGTTTATGTGTTACAACGGGTTTCGATTTGCTTCTGAGCTCTTCAATAG GCAAATGTGGTGA